CATACTGTTTATAGATGGATTTTAATTTAAAGAAAAAAAATTAATAAAGAAATATTAGGTGTTTATTTAGATAATATATTTTATTTTGTATAACTTTGAAGAAATAAAGCTATACAATATTTTAATTATGCAAAATAAATTTATCTACTTTTCTATTTTGTTAACCATATTATCATTCATGCCATCTTTTGCTTGTGAAAATTGTGGTTGCAGAGCAGATTCAAATAAAAAAACTTCTCACATTCACAATAAAAATATAACAACAAGTGACATATATGCTCAAAAAAGCACAATAGTCTGGAAGGCTAGTAAAGTTGGTGGTACACATGAAGGAAATATAGCTATTAGATCCGGTCATCTCCATTTTGAAGAAAACAAACTTGTTTCAGGAAAAGTTAACATTGATATGAACTCAATATTTTGCACAGATCTTGAAGGAACATACAAAGAACAGCTTGAAAAACACTTAAAATCTGCCGATTTTTTTGATACTAATAAACATCATATTGCGTCAATAGACATTCTAGAATGTAAACACAAGGGATATGGTAAGTATGATATAATCTCCGAAATAACTATCAAAGGAATTACTAATACAGAGGAATTTACTGCCTCTGTTAAAGACGGTAAAGCCAGTGCCGAAATTACTCTAGATAGAGCAAAATATGATGTTAGATATGGTTCTGGGTCATTTTTTAGTAATCTCGGAAACAATCTGATTTATGATGAATTTGAATTAAAAATTAATTTGACTTATTAATATGAAAAAGATTA
This sequence is a window from Flavobacteriales bacterium TMED191. Protein-coding genes within it:
- a CDS encoding YceI family protein, which gives rise to MQNKFIYFSILLTILSFMPSFACENCGCRADSNKKTSHIHNKNITTSDIYAQKSTIVWKASKVGGTHEGNIAIRSGHLHFEENKLVSGKVNIDMNSIFCTDLEGTYKEQLEKHLKSADFFDTNKHHIASIDILECKHKGYGKYDIISEITIKGITNTEEFTASVKDGKASAEITLDRAKYDVRYGSGSFFSNLGNNLIYDEFELKINLTY